The following are encoded together in the Myxocyprinus asiaticus isolate MX2 ecotype Aquarium Trade chromosome 7, UBuf_Myxa_2, whole genome shotgun sequence genome:
- the LOC127443579 gene encoding cyclin-dependent kinase inhibitor 1C-like, producing the protein MTSRGKMMVEMALKRRHQGQAPKSKTWTVLVSCLDISFLVFGSDELFCSTPDTTLAALMEFPLIPATGPLPAPEPTLTPVTAPLPAPEPTLAPVTAPLPAPEPTLAPVTAPLPAPEPTLAPVTAPLPAPEPTLAPVTAPLPAPEPNLAPVTATLPAPEPILTPATALLPTPEPTLAPATALRTSSTRAHPRSCHSSTTRAHPHSIQSPTNERSMWPEMQKKMHRQI; encoded by the exons ATGACCTCTCGagggaaaatgatggttgagatggctttgaaacGCCGACATCAAGGTCAAG CACCCAAATCAAAAACATGGACAGTTCTTGTTAGTTGTCTGGATATTAGTTTCCTGGTGTTTGGTTCCGATGAGCTGTTCTGCAGCACACCTGACACTACCCTTGCTGCTCTTATGGAGTTTCCCCTCATTCCAGCCACAGGACCACTGCCAGCACCAGAGCCCACCCTTACTCCAGTCACAGCACCACTGCCAGCACCAGAGCCCACCCTCGCTCCAGTCACAGCACCACTGCCAGCACCAGAGCCCACCCTCGCTCCAGTCACAGCACCACTGCCAGCACCAGAGCCCACCCTCGCTCCAGTCACAGCACCACTGCCAGCACCAGAGCCCACCCTCGCTCCAGTCACAGCACCACTGCCAGCACCAGAGCCCAACCTCGCTCCAGTTACAGCAACACTGCCAGCACCAGAGCCCATCCTCACTCCAGCCACAGCTCTACTACCAACACCAGAGCCCACCCTCGCTCCAGCCACAGCTCTACGTACTTCCAGCACCAGAGCCCACCCTCGCTCCTGCCACAGCTCTACTACCAGAGCCCACCCTCACTCCATCCAAAGCCCCACCAATGAGAGATCCATGTGGCCAGAAATGCAGAAGAAAATGCACAGACAAATTTAG